TCCCTGGGTCACAGAGGTCCTGCTTATACCAGGTATTGGGATGGGGTTTGGGGGTCTCACCTGTGTtcctggatgtgtcagaacaCCTGGGATGCCAAGCTGCAACTGGGGTATGTACTTAGTGCTCGGAGATCCAGAGCAGAGGCTCTGCTCCGGGCGCCAAATGTGTTACTTTTAAAAGAGGCCAAGGGACAACAAGAGCCTCTTCCTGCATCTGAACATTGACATGGGATAAGATGAACCTTGACCTTTAGCCACAGTGGAACTATAAGGGATACAAACCAAAGCAGACACTGAAAACATGGAGAGAAAGGGGTTTCAATAACTCAGAATCATGGCCATGGCTGGTCAGGTTGGTGTGCTCTAGAAGTGTTAGACTTTTTGTTTCAAATGCTGACCTGCACAGGCACCAGAGACAAAGCAACCCAGGGCACAGACTCAGCTGGGTGCAAACACAAACGCTCCAGTCCACGGAGAAGCACTGGAATCATATGCATACCCTAGATAAAGGTCAGTTTCTCACTAGCTACTACCTACACACCTAagcctttccttctctgtgaacTCAACTCTCAGGCCATCTTTGATGCTGCGTTTCATCCTCTCTGAACCTTAATTTCCTTTCTAATAGCTTCCTATGTGAATGATTATCCAACAGCATTTCAGGTTTGTACCTGTGGCACTTCCCCACGAGTTCCATATAAAAGAGAGTGTTATAACCACTTGATACATAGCATAGGGATCACACTGAGTTGGTGTGGCAGTTTTAAAACACAGCTTCTACTTCCACACAtcctggcatggtggcatgtaCTTGACATACTACcattcaggagtctgaggcaggaggatcatgtgtTTGAAGCCAACATGTGCTACAAAGTGCAACCCTCTTTCAAAAAAACCATAGCAAACAAACAATCTAGCCCCTCTTAtgtttgaacatttttttcaacCTTGGGCACATCTACAGCCCTGCTTTTGATTCTAAGAATGATCTGGTGGCTTCAGTTAACAAAAGTTAAGTCATATAAAGGGTGGTGCCAGGGTTAAGGAGATATGTTACCCAGTTAAGAGCTAACCATACAGAAACTTGAGCCTGAGTTTGTTTGAGTCACTCCACATGCCAACCTGAAGAAGGCAACACTCagatagtgtggtggtttgaatgagatgccCTCCATAGTCTTGGGTATTTGAATGCAAGTCCCCAATTGATGGCACCGTTTAGGTGGTGTTAGGAGATGTGACCCTACTGGAAGAAACATGTCCCTGAGAGTAGCTTACTGTTTCCCACTTGGGGCTCATCAACTTTTGCTCCAGTTATCAAACTTGCAGCCATATTTCCCTGCCATGATAAACTCTCATCCCTGTGGAACCATAAGTAAAATGAAACCTTGCCTTAGCCATGATGCTTTGtctcagcaatagaaaaataactaatgcaAATAAATTATGCCACAGGCAGGTAGCATGGACTCCTCTGGGACTGTCTGACCCACATGCTGTTTTCTCTACACCATACATAGTCTTCTTCAGTTACTTTTACTTAGCTTCATAGTTTTGTGTCAATGTGAAATATCAGGGGATGACCTCATGTCCTGGGCAATAGACAGAcagcttagaaaaaaaaatggatgactGTTCTATCAAGGACACTCCATGCTGGCATCACGGAGAATTTTAAGGTCATTTCTGTGCCTCCCAACTGCAAAGGCAAAACCTCTTTGTCCTTCCCTAGTCCTTGGTTTTGTCAAGAGCCACAGATGCTTAATCAGAAGGACACTTTGGGACAGTGGGCTTGGGTACTCCTATCAAAGCCATAGTCTGACCTTTGgttatttcttttctcaaaaagaaaaataaaaaaggtacaAAATAATACATATTAGATGTTAAATACAagataattctctctctctctctgtgtgtgtgtgtgtgatatgttaatgtgtgtatgtgtgcggtgtaaatgtgtatttgtgtggtgtgtgaatgtgtgtttatgtgtgtggtatagATGTGTGGTTTTGTGGTGTGTGAaagtgtatatgtggtgtgtgaacgtatatgtatgtgtgcgtgtgaatgtgtgtatgtggtgtgttaataagtatatgtggtgtgtgaatgagtgtgtatgtggtgtgtgaaaatgtgtgtatgtgtgtggtgtgtgtcagtgtgtctacACGTGTGTGCAGCTGTGTGCCCATGTATGCACTGTGGAGGCCAGGGGTTGTCAAGATgtgctcttcttttctttttaattgatgAGCTAAAAATCTTTTCACTGAACAAGAAACTCAAGATTTTGGCTAGACTAGCTAATCAGTAAGTCTCTTTGTCTCCAAGCATTGGGATTAGAAGCCTGTGGCAAAACCCAACATTAGATTTTTGTCCAGCATAAaatttagattattttttaactttcaaaatgtattgttttagaatttcatatatgaatCTGGTGTGTTTTGATCAAATATGCTTCTCACTCTCTACCCTCCAACTTGCCTAATGCTTCCATATATCCATACAtcagcacattttttttaaatgtagtgtTGTCGGTACATATATGGTTGTAGGGCTGTTCACAGGAACATGGGCACCAGATTGTTGAGAGAACATTCCTAAACAAAGTTGACTCTTTCTGTTTCTAAGCAGCTAGCCAATAACTCTTCAGATATAGGTAGAATTCATCCACCCCTACCCAACCAGTGATGGGACTTTAGCTGACTTGATCTAGTGTAGGTCCTGTATGTACAGTCACATccattatgtgtttgtgtgtgcaatgTCCCTTTCAGGACCAGAAAATACTATTTTACTACAGTTCTCTATTACCTCTGACCTTATGGTCTttctgcccactcttctgggaTAATCCCGGAGCCTGAGATAGACCATGGGTTAAACAGATGTTCTACTTAGAGATGAGTACTTCACAGTCTCTTATTCTCCTCCCTGAGACACACGACTGTTGGCAGTAGACAGCAGTTAACACAGAGCTCACCACTGGCCAGTCATCTATATTAAATAaacttcaaaaagaaaagcataCTGTTATCAAAGTTTTCTCCAACTTATGCCATTCTTAACTGTGACCCTAAGGGACATGTGCTGGAAGACTAAGGCTGCTGaccagtggggtgtgtgtgtgtgtgtgtggagagagagagagagagagagagagagagagagagagagagacagaaagaggaggtggggagtGAGTGCATATGctattgtgtgtgcacacacacatgcacatgtgaatgcAAGACCCCAATTATGCACACATGCGTGGAGGTCAGTATGAGTGTCTCCTCAATGTCTTTCCACCTTATATTTGAGAATCTCCCACTGAGCCTGGAATTCATCAGATTGGTTGGTCAATGAACTTCAAGGATCCACCCACTTTTGCTCTCCGACTGCCCCTATGTAGCTTTTATATGGGACCTTTCAGACATGTACTTGGGTTCTTACGCTTTTACAGAAGACATTtcaccaactgagtcatctccccaccCTTCAAAGCTCATATTTTGATATATAGATGTACATAATATTATACATCTTTTCCCCTTTCTTGTCACCAGATCCCAGTATCACGAGCCACTTGTCAGATTCCTCACTTTCATTCGTCTTGCAGCTAAAATTGGCACTAACACTGGAAGCACAGTACTCTGAGGAAGTTCTTCTGCTTTCAGAGGAGAGTTTTCCTTCCAAGGAGGTGCGCCCTCCCATATCAAGAACCTGTCCTGGCTGTTGTCATTTGAAGTTTAACAATAACCTCCATGGGAAGCCAACAGTGGGATTCCAGGCCTGACATCTGTGAATGACTTAAGAAACCAGTGGTGAGAATCCTCTGTCCATGTTTACTGAAATCTGAACTGCCTTTCTTGTCCAAGTCAGTTTTTATTAGGTCTGCACAGCATCTCAGATCCTCCAAACTAATGCATGGCGCTTTCATAAGATGCACCTAGCTATTCTACCTtcagtggcaaaaaaaaaaaaaaaaaaaaaatcatgtgttgTCTCTTGAGACACATCCTAGAGTGTAAAGTTACTAATTGACAGTGTCAGCCCCATTTCCAAAATGGCGGGTACATGTAGAGTAAGCACTGAGGTTGTGCACCCAGAAATTGACACACTCTTCATATGGACCTTGTCATAGCCAACACGCTGAGAGCGCTTCCTCTTACAGGGCTCTCTCTAGAGGTGGAGAAAATAGAGGGCAAGAAGCCTTAGGAGAGTTTTTGAATATGGAGgagataaaaaaataattaagcaaTCCTTTTATATTGTCCAGGCTCTTGTTACAGTGACATGAATCTAAGGTTAGCCAGCTTTAAAAAGAGGAAATATTCACTTTGACTAGAGTCAGAGATTCTAGTCCATAACTGGTTGGTACTGATGGTTGGGCTTCTATGGAAAGGTTGCACAGAACAGCATGGAGGATGTGGTAAAAGAGAGCACATCACCGTGgtacagaagagaaaggagagagaggagacactGGGCTCTCAATATCCTCTTCAAGGCCACACTAACACTAACCTGCTCATACTAGGCCCAGGCCTCCCCTATCTACCAGTAATATCATGGTAGTGTCCAAATGTTTAATGTGCAGGGATCTGGGTACACTGAGGGCCAAACAGCACTCCTGCTCATTTAACCCTAGATTGAGGTAAGACCAGTTCATCCCAATTGTTCGTCTACTTATGGAGGAATGAAGATAGTGTCTTTAGAAAGACATAATTTAAACATACCATGATATCTCCCTATTATATGCTCTGGCAAAATAATGTTTGACCATTTCTTTCTGAAGGAAAGCAAGTTTTCAGAAGAAACAACTGGTGTTAAATATAACCTGAGAAATTGCATTAGCTGTAAAATAGTTTAGCATATACTCTTTGGAACGTATCGTCTTATTGATATATTTAGGCCCCCTCATATGTCAAGATTTGCTtgtgttttgatttatgtttaAGATAGGGACTCTTGTTACACAAGCCTAGTCTCCAACTGGCTATGCAGTTAAGaatgatcttgaatttctgaccctTGAGTCCTCCTTACCATACAGGAATGAGCATGACAAGTAGCACGCAGTGGCAGGTGTAGTATAGAGcacatgcatgctaagcaaattttacatatatatatgtatatatatatatatataattttcttatgTTGAGGATGCTAGGCAGATGTTCCACCATGAAGCAACATCCTCATATCATTTTCCCAGAAATGCTTATATCAGTAGGACACTCTTGGAAATTTCAAGTGTATTCCATATTTTCTAAGCCTTTCTTCTCCAGATGTAAATGTGTGCCTTTTACTTTTCCTATCATTGAGATATAGAATGTGCCACAAATGGGCATACTTAAGGAACACATGGTTAAAGGGAATTGTGGAGGCCCCTTTTTTCCACTCTTTTGAGGTTTTGCCACATACTCCCTGCAGTTTTATATGGATTTACCATAAAACCGTGGGACAAGAGAACCCTTTCCTCCTTGAATGGGCTGTCTATAGTGTCCAGTATGGATTACGTGGAAacattttctgctttgttttgaagTGCTAGAAATTGACCCCAGGAACTTAGGAACTTGTCCCCAAACTACAACCATTGCAATAGTTTGAAAGCTAATGTTACTCTGCTGAAGGACAAGTAACTTTAACTTTCTATTTCCTCTCCAAAAAATATTTCCTACCCTAAAAGGTAGCtagtttacttaaaaaaaaaaaagtcagttttcttaCACTTATGTGTGTGATGATTTTGGtttcttctttggtttctttctgaTTTGGTTTCTACTACCTGAAATAATAAGTAGCCCTTTAATAATAGTATTAAACGTTATTGTTGTATTTTCTCAGAAGTAAGTTTCAGTTAATTTTCACATGTGTCTTGGTGTCTCAAATCAGTCATCTCCAAATACTCCATGGTTTTGGAAAGTCTGAACTTCTGTCTCCTTGTTATTTCATGTGAATTTAATATTCTTACCCAAACTTTCCACATTCCACATCCTCAAGATTTCATTTTGTCTCTAAAAATTTTTAATGCCAATTAAAAGCCAAAATCAACTATTTTCAGCCTCAGTTTTCAAATATCAGTTTGTTTTACCTAACTTTTATACTGTAATTTCAAACTTTAATATCTGACCTTTTCCTACTGAAGAAAAACAGTAAAAACTACCATTTGTGTAGCTTTTAGAAAGTTGGCTCCTCCCACCTGCGGTTTTAGGGGAGGTTGGGAGGCGTCTGGCTTCCCGCCCTGCGCCTCCAACCAGAGGTGCTGCCTCCCCTGATCGCCCAATTACCCCAGGATCAGTGTAGTGCCTGCGCCGCCCTGTAAGGTTGGGGGATGGCCCTGTGCGTACCCAGGAAACGCAGAGAAAGGGTGACTTTACAAGTTTGAACTCACACAATGGAACTCGGAGGAGGGAAGAATCGActgaaaagcaaacaacaaagtAAAAGACCGACTTGGCTTATTCTCCTGGCCGATTTTCTGCTGAATCAGCTAACTTCACGGAAGCATTGAATTCCGGATTCTAAGGAGTTTTAGCTCTTGTTTCCAAGAGTAGGAAGTGTTACTTTCACTATAAGAGACTGCTAAGTAAATGTCAacattaaaatgataaataaataaataaataaaagatagtgGTTATCTATTAACCCAGCAATCTTGGATGGGAGAGCAAAaggctgcggggggggggggggggcgggcacTAGAGGGGGACCGAAGGGGCGGTGTCCTGTGGGTCACCAGAAGGCACTATTCCTAAGAGGCTGTTGCATTGAACTGCAgcgaagaggaggaagacagagtaCTATAACTCACAATACACCATGGTTGCTAATTTTGTTTTGCCACAAGGCTGTTTTAATGACGTTAACTGCTatctcccccaccaccaccatcaccactccACTGCCAAAGAACCTGCACAGCCTAGAACGGACCTGCAGTCGCCTCTTCTCTACTCCCTGCCCAACTTTTGTTCTCCAGTTCCACTTGTTCCTGGTATGAAATCTGACAAAAAGCAAAAAtcttgaaacaaaaagaaagggcggaagggaaaggaaggggaaggaagggaaagggcggaggaggagaaggaggaagggtgcagaggagggggcagggagagagggagggggagggaaaaacggagggagagagggagagggaccgagagagggagagggaaggaggaagggagggtgagagtgagggagggagagggggagcaagggtgggagggagaggctgGCCACTGGAGTGCCTGCCACCCTAACTATCTGAAATGCTTATTCCCGAGATTACAGTAATTACAGCCGCAGCGTGAGTTCCATACAAGCGCTAAATGAAACAGCacatcaattaaaaaataaacactcCATTCTAGGAGAAAGACAACCCCCTGGGAAGTCCTAACAAGCGCAAATGAACCTGCCAGGCCCTGGCCCCTCACACCCTCCTCCCTACTTAAGGTGGACGCTGAAAGGGCTGGCAGCAGCTGAACGCTCCTCTGGTTCTGGGTGTTGAGTACAGCACGCAGCCCCGCCTCTCACAGCAGAAAGGGAGGCACAGACAAAAACACATGTTAAGTTTTTATGtagatgagtgtgtgtatgtcttaaAAGTAGCACGTGGGTAGGGAATGCAGTGGCAGTAGTCAGTGTGTCTTATTGGTAAGCTTATGTTTGTGTCTGAAAGGATAAACTGATCTACGTctttcatatatttatgtattttatcccATCCAAAAAAATCAACCTCCCAAATGACATCTGGCTTGATCACTCCCGCTTTCTAGGTAAGGAACTGAAGTGCCACAGGTCATGCGGCAATGGACACTTATGTACCACGCTCCTAGCACTCGGAAAGGGCTACCAAGCAGTCTTGGCCAAACCTGGTCATCTAGCCCCAATAGAAGTCTCACTACTATCTCACCAAGTCGCCAAGTCCGAAAAGCCCTCGTTATGAGACTACCAAGAGGAAATCTCTCCCTGAAATGCCCTAGCTCTGGATCTGGACCAGCCTTGGAGCCCTAGCTGTGCTTCCAAGACCATCTAGACCCCGCAGATATTGTCTGTGGAGCAAGAGACTGACTCAGAGAGCCCTGGAAGGTGATTCCagagatctctcctgggagagaTCCCAGGAGCAGACTCGGAGAAATGCGACCAAGACCTCTGAAGCGCTGAACTCTTTGGGGACAGTCTGAGTAAATGCTCAATCCGTGTGGTCAACCCCATGGTGACCAAAAACAAACTCTCCATCCGCCCAAAGCTAGGAAAGCAGTCCCAAAACTACGGACTTCCTTAAGGAAGGCAGAGCCTTGAGAACGCAGATACTCCGCCCCGTTGCGCAGGGATTGGTGaagcagaagagggaggagaccAAATGCAGGCTGTATAAATATTCATGAGCCGGCCTGGAGGCGCTAGCTGACTAAAGCCGGGAAGTTAGGCGAAGGGCGCAGctcctgtggaggaggaggaggctgggacTACGGTGCTCAGGTGTCCCCTCTGTCTTTTGCTCTGGATTTGTTTGTCGGTCTAGCAAGAAAGCACGTCCTGCACCCTGCCCGACTGTGGCCAGAACGCGGCTCGGACTTTTGGTGGCTGCAGATGCAAGAGGACCGACGCAGGAGTGAGAAGGCGGCGGCCTGAGCAGCCGAGGGCCCGGAACTCTGGCAGTGGCGGCGCGGCCTGGAACGGACATGAACCCTCGGGGCCCGAAGAGGGGCCGCTAGGTCTGACCCGAGAGTCTAGAGGCCAGACACAGCCATCTTGACTGAAGCCAGAAAGGAAACTTGAGGCGCCCTCTGAGCCTTCGCTGCTGGGAGCCACACGAAGTGTCTGAGCTTGCAGGAGGACCTACAGGAGCTCAGGAGAATGATCCCGGGGGCCACCGCTCCGCTCCGGGAGGGCTGAGTGCGACTCAGAGGGCGCAGGACAGACCCTGTGGAATTGTGGCGCGTCTGCGGTCACCCCAGGAGAGGCGTGGGGGAGGGCCGGACGAGTCCTGCCTAGGTTTCCGACCCTGCTGCCACAGACGCTGCCTGAAAAGGAGATAAATTGTTGGCAGATTCTCCTCTCGGCAGAGAAAAGCCGGACAAGACCTTCTGGTCGCCTGCACTCCCTTTACTCAGGTTCCTCACCGTAGAGCCCTTCTGCGCGGCGCCCGGAGAAGGAGGACTTGGGGTCCCGGCGCTCAGCATGGAGTGGGGTTACCTGTTGGAAGTGACCTCGCTACTAGCCGCCTTGGCGGTGCTACAGCGCTCGAGCGGCGCTGCCGCGGCTTCGGCCAAGGAGCTGGCGTGCCAAGAGATCACAGTGCCGCTGTGCAAGGGCATCGGTTACAACTACACCTACATGCCCAACCAGTTCAACCACGACACGCAAGATGAGGCGGGCCTAGAGGTACACCAGTTCTGGCCGCTGGTGGAGATCCAGTGCTCCCCGGACCTCAAGTTCTTTCTGTGTAGCATGTACACGCCCATCTGCCTGGAGGACTACAAGAAACCTCTGCCGCCTTGCCGCTCTGTGTGTGAACGCGCCAAGGCCGGCTGCGCGCCGCTCATGCGCCAGTACGGCTTTGCCTGGCCTGACCGAATGCGCTGCGATCGGCTGCCGGAGCAGGGCAACCCCGACACTCTGTGCATGGACTACAACCGCACCGACCTCACCACGGCCGCGCCCAGCCCACCGCGCCGCCTGCCGCCGCCGCAGCCTGGCGAGCAGCCGCCCTCCGGCAGCGGCCACAGCCGCCCGCCAGGGGCCAGGCCCCCACATCGTGGCGGCAGCAGTAGGGGCAGCGGGGACACGGCGGCTGCGCCCCCCTCTCGCGGCGGGAAGGCGAGGCCCCCTGGTGGCGGCGCCGCTCCCTGCGAGCCCGGGTGCCAGTGCCGCGCGCCCATGGTGAGTGTGTCCAGCGAACGCCACCCGCTCTACAACCGCGTCAAGACCGGCCAGATCGCCAACTGTGCGCTGCCCTGCCACAACCCCTTCTTTAGCCAGGATGAGCGCGCCTTCACTGTCTTCTGGATCGGCTTGTGGTCGGTGCTCTGCTTCGTCTCCACCTTCGCCACTGTCTCTACCTTCCTCATCGATATGGAGCGCTTTAAGTACCCGGAACGGCCCATTATATTCCTCTCTGCCTGCTACCTCTTCGTGTCTGTCGGGTACCTGGTGCGCCTGGTGGCTGGACACGAGAAAGTGGCCTGCAGCGGCGGCGCGCcgggtgcaggaggagctgggggtGCTGGCGGCGCGGCGACCGCTGGCGCGGGGGCGGCGGGAGCGGGGGCGAGCAGCCCGGGCGCGCGCGGCGAGTACGAGGAGCTGGGTGCAGTGGAGCAGCACGTGCGCTATGAGACCACTGGCCCCGCGCTGTGCACGGTAGTCTTCCTCCTTGTCTACTTTTTTGGCATGGCTAGCTCCATCTGGTGGGTAATCCTGTCTCTCACGTGGTTCTTGGCGGCTGGTATGAAATGGGGCAACGAGGCCATAGCAGGCTACTCGCAATACTTCCACCTTGCCGCGTGGCTCGTGCCCAGCGTCAAGTCCATAGCGGTGCTGGCGCTCAGCTCCGTGGACGGCGACCCGGTGGCGGGCATCTGCTACGTGGGCAACCAGAGCCTTGACAACCTACGCGGCTTTGTACTGGCGCCACTGGTCATCTACCTCTTCATTGGGACTATGTTTCTGTTAGCTGGCTTCGTGTCGCTGTTCCGAATCCGCTCAGTCATCAAGCAACAAGGAGGCCCAACCAAGACTCACAAGCTAGAAAAGCTCATGATCCGCTTGGGCCTCTTCACCGTGCTCTACACGGTGCCCGCCGCCGTCGTTGTCGCCTGCCTTTTCTATGAGCAGCACAACCGACCGCGCTGGGAGGCCACGCACAACTGCCCATGCCTTCGCGACCTGCAGCCAGACCAGGCTCGCAGGCCCGACTACGCGGTCTTCATGCTCAAGTACTTCATGTGCCTAGTGGTGGGCATCACATCAGGCGTGTGGGTCTGGTCCGGCAAGACTCTGGAGTCCTGGCGTGCGTTGTGTACTCGCTGCTGCTGGGCCAGCAAGGGCGCTGCAGTTGGCGCGGGCGCCGGAGGCAGCGGCCCTGGGGGCGGTGGCCCCGGGcccggtgggggtggggggcacggCGGAGGTGGGGGATCCCTCTACAGCGACGTCAGCACCGGCCTGACGTGGCGGTCTGGCACGGCCAGCTCTGTATCTTACCCTAAGCAAATGCCATTGTCCCAAGTCTGAACCCTGAACGGAAGCCCAGAAGGGGCggagaggggtgggggatggagaacCCGAGGGCGGCGAAGGGACCCCAGATCGGCCGGGGTTCCCACCCCTTCACCGTGTTGACTGCTATTAGCATGATAATGAACTCTTAATGGTATCCATTAGCCACAGGGACTTAAATGATTCCCTTAGAACAAAGTACCTGGCATTGAAGCCTCCCAgacctagcccctcccctccgATGCTCCGGAGCGCCTACCCTAGACAATGGTTTCAGTGGGCTAGCATAGTTGGAACCCTCCTGGATACCCTGGATGAGTCTTGAGGTAATACCACTACAAACTTCACCCAAGGGACTGCTTCACCCTCGACTTCTTCAGCATAAATTCAACCCTTCATACATCCTAGAGGAGGGACAACTGCTACCTTGTGGGACTGCACGGTTTGGGTATTCTTAATGACCAGGCAGATGccttaaataaacaataaatgtcttaattATACACCCCAAGTAAATACGGGTTTCTTACATTAAAGgatgtatttatataattatttgttaagttgtaaaaaaaaaaaaggtgtaaatTATGTATATATCCAAAGATATACAATGTGTACATTATTTGTAAAAAGTTTAGAGGCTACCCTGTAAGAACAAATATAAGTATTCTATTTTGTCAATAAAATGACTTTTGATAAATGATTTAAGTACTACCCTGTCCCCCACCTCTTTTGAACTGTTCCCCATATGCTTGCTAAGGACATGTTCCTCACATTGGACATTTTCTGGCTTGCCATTTTGTACTGACTTTAGGCATGGAGACAATTACCTGTTAACCTCTAATTCTTGAACTGTTAGCAAAGTAAATATCATTGTTGAATTGAAATCAAAATCGCGTTTTTGCACTTTCCCCCAAAAATGGTGGTTTTTATGGTCTCTCCTTGCTGGCCTGTGTAGCTCTTCATGATGTGTGTGGGTGGACAATTTGCAAAGGTAGCCATTCCACTTGGCCTGTTTATTTGCTGGTATAATGCCACTTACACTAACAGCAGCCCTATGTGAGTATCTTCAGTCTGTGACTTTGAAAGCCCTGGCCTTTTACAGACCTGACCACACTCAGAAATGTGGAGGTTAGTATTTGAGGCCACAGGTCACCTCTATACTGTAAGTCACTTGACAATATGGTGTAGTAAAGCAGGTGCTGCCTAACAGATTGAACGAATGGGTTAACTTCTTAATAGCATTCCCTGCTTGTGTATTCCAAGTGTGCTGCTTttcctggagaaaaaaaaaagctattgttCCTCTGTCAAGACTAAGCTAATTTATTTGAACAGAAGGCTGTTGAATCAGCAGAAGAATGTGCTGGCAATTGTTGAACTTTTTACCTGTCTGCCCAGTGCCTCTGCACATCATTCCTTTAAGAGGAGCTAAATGAATAGGGTTAATCTGTAGGGAACTTAGTCTTTTGAGTTTGGAAAACTTTGATCTTTTCTCCTCTGTGAATGAGCTGTATAGTCTGAAGTTTCTTTCCCTGCTGCCTGGCTCCTCTTGGTGCGGACCAATTGGCCACCGTGGAGCCTTAACGCTCTTCCATTAAAGGGATGTGGGACTTTTACTTTaaaaaggagaggcagagagggagaggaagacttGTAACAGTTAGTGAAGACCTGAGGCG
This genomic interval from Rattus norvegicus strain BN/NHsdMcwi chromosome 17, GRCr8, whole genome shotgun sequence contains the following:
- the Fzd8 gene encoding frizzled-8 precursor, whose protein sequence is MEWGYLLEVTSLLAALAVLQRSSGAAAASAKELACQEITVPLCKGIGYNYTYMPNQFNHDTQDEAGLEVHQFWPLVEIQCSPDLKFFLCSMYTPICLEDYKKPLPPCRSVCERAKAGCAPLMRQYGFAWPDRMRCDRLPEQGNPDTLCMDYNRTDLTTAAPSPPRRLPPPQPGEQPPSGSGHSRPPGARPPHRGGSSRGSGDTAAAPPSRGGKARPPGGGAAPCEPGCQCRAPMVSVSSERHPLYNRVKTGQIANCALPCHNPFFSQDERAFTVFWIGLWSVLCFVSTFATVSTFLIDMERFKYPERPIIFLSACYLFVSVGYLVRLVAGHEKVACSGGAPGAGGAGGAGGAATAGAGAAGAGASSPGARGEYEELGAVEQHVRYETTGPALCTVVFLLVYFFGMASSIWWVILSLTWFLAAGMKWGNEAIAGYSQYFHLAAWLVPSVKSIAVLALSSVDGDPVAGICYVGNQSLDNLRGFVLAPLVIYLFIGTMFLLAGFVSLFRIRSVIKQQGGPTKTHKLEKLMIRLGLFTVLYTVPAAVVVACLFYEQHNRPRWEATHNCPCLRDLQPDQARRPDYAVFMLKYFMCLVVGITSGVWVWSGKTLESWRALCTRCCWASKGAAVGAGAGGSGPGGGGPGPGGGGGHGGGGGSLYSDVSTGLTWRSGTASSVSYPKQMPLSQV